CGACATGGGCCCGTCCCCGACGGACGCCGCCCTCGCCGCCGACCTGGCGCTGCCGATCGAGGAGCTCGAGCTCACCGTTCGCTCGTACAACTGCCTCAAGCGTGAGGGCATCCACTCCGTGGGTGAGCTCGTCGCCCGCTCCGAGGCCGACCTGCTCGACATCCGCAACTTCGGTGCGAAGTCGATCGACGAGGTCAAGGCGAAGCTGGCCGGCATGGGCCTCGCGCTGAAGGACTCGCCGCCCGGATTCGACCCGACCGCTGCCGCTGACGCCTTCGGCGCCGACGACGACGCGGACGCGGGCTTCGTCGAGACCGAGCAGTACTAAGAGCTCGGGACCGACGGTCCAGATTTGGCTGCGGACCGGCTTCGGCTGGTCGCGCAGTTCCCCGCGCCCCTAACGGGGCGCGGGGTCTCCGACGGGTGACCGCCCGCTCGGACACTGACATCGGTACCTCACACGGCCGGTGCAGATCACAAGGAGAAACACCATGCCGCGTCCCGCGAAGGGTGCCCGCCTCGGCGGTTCCGCCGCGCACGAGAAGCTGCTCCTCGCCAACCTGGCGAAGTCGCTCTTCGAGCACGGCCGCATCACCACGACCGAGGCCAAGGCCCGTCGCCTGCGTCCGGTCGCCGAGCGCCTGATCACCAAGGCGAAGAAGGGCGACATCCACAACCGTCGCCTGGTGCTGCAGACGATCACCGACAAGGGCATCGTCCACACCCTCTTCACCGAGATCGCCCCGCGTTACTCGGAGCGTCCGGGTGGCTACACCCGCATCACCAAGATCGGCAACCGTCGTGGCGACAACGCCCCGATGGCCGTGATCGAGCTGGTCGAGGGCGAGATCGCCAAGAAGGCGACCGTTGCCGAGGCCGAGGCCGCCACCAAGCGCGCCGTCAAGGAGGCCGACGAGGCCGCCGCCGTCGAGGCGACCGAGGACGAGGCGAAGGACGCGTAAGCGTTTTTCGTACGTTTCTCGTGAGCGGGCCCGTACCCCCTGGGGTGCGGGCCCGTTCCGTTGTGTGTGACGTGTGTTTGAGAGGATCTTCGCGTGAGCGATGACGTGCAGGACGGGTTCGTACGGGTACGCCTTGACCTTTCGTACGACGGCAAGGACTTCTCCGGCTGGGCCAAGCAGGCCCAGGGGCAGCGGACCGTACAGGGCGAGATCGAGGACGCCCTGCGGACCGTGACCCGGTCCAAGGAGACGTACGAGCTGACCGTCGCCGGCCGGACCGACGCCGGGGTGCACGCGCGCGGCCAGGTCGCCCACGTCGACCTGCCCGTGGAGCTGTGGGCCGAGCACCGGGACAAGCTGCTGCGGCGGCTCGCGGGGCGGCTCTCGCACGACGTGCGGGTGTGGTCGGTGGAAGAGGCCCCCGCCGGGTTCAACGCGCGGTTCTCCGCCATCTGGCGCCGCTACGCCTACCGCGTCACCGACAACCCCGGCGGCGTCGACCCGCTGCTGCGCGGGCACGTGCTCTGGCACGACTGGGCCCTCGACATGGACGCCATGAACGAGGCCGCCACCGCGCTCGTCGGCGAGCACGACTTCGCCGCGTACTGCAAG
The DNA window shown above is from Streptomyces vietnamensis and carries:
- the rplQ gene encoding 50S ribosomal protein L17 — encoded protein: MPRPAKGARLGGSAAHEKLLLANLAKSLFEHGRITTTEAKARRLRPVAERLITKAKKGDIHNRRLVLQTITDKGIVHTLFTEIAPRYSERPGGYTRITKIGNRRGDNAPMAVIELVEGEIAKKATVAEAEAATKRAVKEADEAAAVEATEDEAKDA
- the truA gene encoding tRNA pseudouridine(38-40) synthase TruA; translated protein: MSDDVQDGFVRVRLDLSYDGKDFSGWAKQAQGQRTVQGEIEDALRTVTRSKETYELTVAGRTDAGVHARGQVAHVDLPVELWAEHRDKLLRRLAGRLSHDVRVWSVEEAPAGFNARFSAIWRRYAYRVTDNPGGVDPLLRGHVLWHDWALDMDAMNEAATALVGEHDFAAYCKKREGATTIRTLQVLRWERRDDGILEATVKADAFCHNMVRSLVGALLFVGDGHRPVDWPGKVLAAGVRDSAVHVVRPHGLTLEEVGYPEDALLAARSKEARNKRSLPGAGGGCC